Proteins from a genomic interval of Physeter macrocephalus isolate SW-GA chromosome 21, ASM283717v5, whole genome shotgun sequence:
- the LOC102978096 gene encoding ADP-ribosylation factor-like protein 4A produces MGNGLSDQTSILSSLPSFQSFYIVIMGLDSAGKTTVLYRLQFNEFVNTVPTKGFNTEKIKVTLGNSKTVTFHFWDVGGQEKLRPLWKSYTRCTDGIVFLVDSVDVERMEEAKTELHKITRISENQGVPVLIVANKQDLRNSLSLSETEKLLAMGGLSSSTPWHLQPTCAIIGDGLKEGLEKLHDMIIKRRKMLQQQKKKR; encoded by the coding sequence ATGGGGAATGGACTGTCAGACCAGACTTCGATCCTGTCCAGCCTGCCTTCATTTCAGTCCTTCTACATTGTCATTATGGGTTTGGACTCTGCTGGAAAGACAACTGTGTTATACAGGCTGCAGTTCAATGAATTTGTAAATACCGTACCTACCAAAGGATTTAACACGGAAAAAATTAAGGTAACCTTGGGAAATTCTAAAACAGTCACTTTTCACTTCTGGGATGTAGGTGGTCAGGAGAAATTAAGGCCACTGTGGAAGTCATATACCAGATGCACAGATGGCATTGTGTTTCTTGTGGACTCTGTTGATGTTGAAAGGATGGAAGAAGCCAAAACTGAACTTCATAAAATAACTAGGATATCAGAAAATCAAGGAGTTCCTGTGCTTATAGTTGCTAACAAACAAGACCTGAGGAACTCATTGTCTCTCTCAGAAACTGAGAAATTGTTAGCAATGGGTGGACTGAGTTCATCAACTCCCTGGCATTTGCAGCCCACCTGTGCAATCATAGGCGATGGACTGAAGGAAGGACTTGAGAAACTACATGATAtgataattaaaagaagaaaaatgttgcagcagcagaaaaagaaaagatga